TCCGGTTGGATTGGCATTACAACGGCCTGGGGGCTTGCCGTGACCATGGGTATTTTTGTTGCTCAAAAATTTGGTAGCATTGATGCTCACTTAAACCCGGCTTTTACAATAGCGTTTGCTTATGATTCAGGAAATTGGTCTCAAGCGGCTACTTTTATATTAGCACAGTTTATTGGTGCCTTTTTAGGAGCTACTGTCAATTGGCTGTTTTATTATCCTCACTGGGTAGTAACAGAAGACAAAGGGGCGAAACTTGCTATTTTTGCAACTGGCCCAGCAATAAGACACACTTGGTCAAACTTCTTCGGTGAAGCAGTAGGTACTTTTATTTTGGTGATTGGAGCAATCTCAATTTATGCTCAAACAGATTCTGGTCTTAAGCCATTTTTAGTTGGAGCTTTAGTTTGGGTAATTGGTCTTGCACTAGGAGGTACCACCGGTTATGCTATCAACCCTGCGAGGGATTTAGCTCCTCGTATTGCACATACTTTTTTGCCTATTGCTGGCAAAGGTGATAGTGATTGGAAATATGCTTGGGTTCCAGTTTTAGGTCCAATCGTAGGTGGTTTAGCTGCAACTTTATTTATGTTATAAATGGATCCCAAAAAAGAAAAAATACCCTTTGACTGGAGTAGTTTTACAAAGAGAATTGCTGTTAAAGCCAACTTAGATGATGTTTACCAATCGTTTTCTACGCAGAAAGGACTTGAGTCGTGGTTTTTGCGTGAAGCAATTTTTAATCGATTTGGAGATCAGCTCATTGAGGAGGAGGATGCCCTAGAAGGGGATGAGTATCACTGGAAATGGCATGGATGGAGTGACGACGTTTATGAAAACGGAAGGGTGCTTTATGTGGAAACTAATAAGTGTTTTGCTTTTTCTTTTGACCAAAATGGGAAAACCGATATGGTTGTTTTCGTGACTTTTGAAGAGCTAAAGGATCAAGTAATTGTAAGTCTAACTCAAAGTGAAATTCCAACTGATGATGAAGGTAAAAGTAGTTTTCATGTAGGCTGCCTCACAGGTTGGACTTTTTATCTTACCAACCTCAAGTCTGTCTTAGAAGGTGGACTTGACCTTAGGAATAAGGATTTAGAGATTGGGGAAGTTATTAACTCTTAGTTTCTTGCAATCGCTCAAACATTTATCAAAACTTAACATCAATTTTAAGGAATAGTGAATTTTTTATGTCACTAAAATCATTCTATTGCTCTCATTTCTAAATTAAGACAGCTTTTTAGGTCATGTATTGGTTCAGTTGTAGGGCTAGCATTTCCTTAATATTTGTAATATAGGAAGCCCATTTCACGGTAAATAGTAGAACAAAGGATTGAAAATGGACAAATACACAATTTGTATTTAATCCTTTTTCTGATCTGTTTTTGTCACTTTCACGCTTATTTGCATTTCAGTCTTTTCGGGATACCACCAAAGGAATAGGCAAAATATTATCTTGATTCATCTCTTCTTTTAAAGTACAAACCTATAAGTTATTCTGTTTTATTACTTCTGCCTAAAATAGGATTATATAAAGAATTGTAGCTTTGCTGATAGAAGGAAAATGTGCTTTTTTATGTTGCCATTTAACAAAAGTATGTTGCCTTTATTTCATGTGAACAACGGGTGTAAGTGACTGATATATAGTAAATAAAATTAATAATTATGAGTTCTTGTTAATTCCATTTTCTCCAATTTTCTTTGTGAGCTTTTTTAAAAATTAACAAACAATTAACTATTAATTTATGAAGAAAAATTTGCTCCTATTTTTTGGGGTTTTTCTGGTGTTCTCCACTTTGGAGCTAACAGCTCAATCAAGGAAAATAACAGGTAAGGTCTCATCCGCCGAAGATGGTGTTGTTTTGCCAGGCGTTTCTGTTCAAATAAAGAATTCATCAAAGGGAACTCAAACAGATTCGGAAGGAAACTTTTCCATTGAAGCCGAGTCTACTGAAACCCTAGTGGTTTCTTTTATTGGAATGAAAGCACAAGAAAGAGTTGTTGGGAATCAGCGTATCATTAATGTGGTACTTGAAATGGATGACAACGTTTTGGAAGAAATGGTGGTAATTGGATACGGTGTTCAGCAGAAGTCAAAGTTAACATCTTCTATCACAAGTGTGAATGGTAAGGATATTGCTAATCTTGTTACTCCAAGTTTTGACCAGCAATTGGCAGGTCGAGCAGCTGGTGTTCAAGTGAATGTGGGAAGCGGAATTGTAGGACAGGCACCTCGCATAAGAATTAGGGGCACCAACTCTATTACTTCTGGAGGTTCACCTCTTTTTGTAATTGACGGAGTTCCAGCTTTAGATGGTAATCAGGCAGGAGCAAACGTTCCATCAAATCCTCTCGGAGATATCAATCCAACTGATATTGAGTCTATCGAAATTTTGAAAGATGGTGCTGCAACGGCTATTTATGGTTCACGAGCTACCAATGGCGTGATTTTAATTACCACAAAGAAAGGGAAGAAGAATCAGCCAATGAAAGTGAATTTTGACGTTCAGTACGGCGTTACAAACCCGGTCAATAGGTTTAATCTTCTA
This portion of the Spirosomataceae bacterium TFI 002 genome encodes:
- a CDS encoding Activator of Hsp90 ATPase homolog 1-like protein is translated as MDPKKEKIPFDWSSFTKRIAVKANLDDVYQSFSTQKGLESWFLREAIFNRFGDQLIEEEDALEGDEYHWKWHGWSDDVYENGRVLYVETNKCFAFSFDQNGKTDMVVFVTFEELKDQVIVSLTQSEIPTDDEGKSSFHVGCLTGWTFYLTNLKSVLEGGLDLRNKDLEIGEVINS
- a CDS encoding glycerol uptake facilitator protein — encoded protein: MLAKSTLQPEQIMEASTFLGELMGTFVLILLGQGVVANVLLTGTKSSDSGWIGITTAWGLAVTMGIFVAQKFGSIDAHLNPAFTIAFAYDSGNWSQAATFILAQFIGAFLGATVNWLFYYPHWVVTEDKGAKLAIFATGPAIRHTWSNFFGEAVGTFILVIGAISIYAQTDSGLKPFLVGALVWVIGLALGGTTGYAINPARDLAPRIAHTFLPIAGKGDSDWKYAWVPVLGPIVGGLAATLFML